From one Vicia villosa cultivar HV-30 ecotype Madison, WI unplaced genomic scaffold, Vvil1.0 ctg.000233F_1_1, whole genome shotgun sequence genomic stretch:
- the LOC131625670 gene encoding uncharacterized protein LOC131625670 yields MAFTKTILALLIVSISILFAPTTHAHATRTGAPPTIQTRLLNMCKPTTNPSLCYKTILPKALESPKFNMYKALEIEVQAAQVQVIKTATTIATLLWKSGSDKNIAGALNDCKEQFKNIADSVTKSVTLVSQRNIVDARNEFSAVFSYFSACRESFEESQITLPIAADGQMVHDLAGNCLDLMKAIEDKGSKGRSA; encoded by the coding sequence ATGGCTTTCACCAAAACCATCCTGGCTCTTCTCATTGTCTCAATCTCAATACTCTTCGCACCAACCACCCATGCCCATGCCACTCGCACCGGTGCCCCTCCCACTATCCAAACCCGACTCTTGAATATGTGCAAACCTACCACAAATCCATCGCTATGCTACAAAACAATCTTACCAAAGGCATTGGAAAGTCCTAAATTCAACATGTACAAAGCCCTAGAGATTGAGGTCCAAGCTGCACAAGTACAAGTCATTAAAACCGCAACTACCATTGCAACCCTACTTTGGAAATCAGGAAGCGACAAGAACATTGCCGGTGCACTAAATGATTGTAAGGAACAATTCAAGAACATTGCTGACTCTGTAACCAAATCTGTTACATTAGTATCGCAACGTAATATTGTAGATGCAAGGAACGAATTTAGTGCAGTTTTTTCTTACTTTTCAGCTTGTAGAGAATCATTTGAAGAAAGTCAGATTACTTTACCAATTGCTGCTGATGGTCAAATGGTTCATGATCTTGCTGGAAATTGTTTGGATTTAATGAAAGCCATTGAAGATAAAGGGAGTAAAGGTCGTTCTGCTTAA